The Monodelphis domestica isolate mMonDom1 chromosome 5, mMonDom1.pri, whole genome shotgun sequence DNA segment GGGGAAATGTGTTCAATCATTTTAAAGGCTACttcaactctccatgaccccatttggggttttcttgacaaaaactggaggggtttgccattgcCCTCTCCAGCTCATGTTCTAGCTGaggaaaactaaggcaaaaagggttaagtgacctgtccagggtcacccagagagtaaatgtctaaggccagatttgaactcaatgaaAATGAACTCTAGATCTTGATTtatttcactgagccacctaattaccccttagaaaaattagagggaTAACAATTACCTGTGCTTATCTACCTCACAGTGTTAAttgtaagaaagaaaatgagatcatgtatacAAAGCACTTTTGCAGACAGTACGCACcctataaatgttaattattaactAGTTTGGGAACTAGTCTATATAACAGCCTTTTCAGATGGCCAGTCagccaaccagcatttattaagcacctactatgtgccaggccctatgcTAAGTGGTAGGGGTACAAAGGACAAGTCCCTGCTCTTGGGCATCTCAGAGTTCTTCTGGCCTGACTTTCTAGAGTCCAGAGTCTTCTCCATGTCTGGAAAGAGACTTTAGTGGAAGATTAAGGAATCGATATGTTAAACTCCCAAATCTTTGTTATACTTTATAACCTAAATAACCCTGCTATTTTAGCTCACTAGTTCCACAGACTAGAAATGGGAATGGTCCTTGTGCCCCTGGGGCAGAGGTTCCTGTCTCCCATGGATTAAcccttttctttgtccttttttaaaaaacccttaccttctgtcttcaaatcaatactgcatataggttccaagaaagaagagcagtaagggctaggcaatatgggtttaagtgacttgctcagagtcacacagctaggaaatgtctgaggtcatatttgaacccagaatctctaatctctaaacctggctctcaaagcactgagccacctaagctgcatttttttcttaaatgatttcTCTACAGTCTATACAGCAGAGATTATCAACCTAGGATCCAAAAGGAGCCCTAATAGGTTTTTGGAAGTGATGGGGGTTTGTGAATTTagattctttattttaatataattggtttcctttgtaatcccctctgcattttattttattttaatcagtaACATGTTCCTGAGAAAAGGAATATGACCAAAGGGGCATTGATATAAAGTTCGGAAGGCCCTGGGCTGAGAGGTGGGGTTCTCAGTCCCTCCTGCATGGCTCTTAATTCTCGCTGCCCTTTCTTTTCCAGGGTCTGAAGGACCTGGTGGCCAAGGCCGAACTGAGCTCTTTGCTGTCCTCCTGCAGATACTTCCTACCATGAAGCACCTGCTAAGTTTCTACTTGCTGGGCGTGCTGTTGTCATTCCTCTCCATCTTCGTTAGACTGATGGAAACCTTGGGGGGATTACTAGAAGGTTATCCCTGGAGTCACTTGCCCAGCAGAATCCAAGGGACCAATGATAATCCACCTAAGAGACTGCCTGAAGAATGCCTACTAAGGACCAAAGCTTTGAGACCATATTTATGAAGAATTTCATCTACAGGTGGTGTTTTTGTTCCAAGAATCTGACCTGAACCCATCATGAGCATCATCAGATTGTGTTCCTGGAATCTAGTTGTAGGTTGGTGTCTAGCCCATGTAGCACAAAGGAACATTCCAGTATCAGGGAGTTAAAAAGCCTTCCTGACCTTGAACTCGTCAACTTTTGGCTGTTCCTTCTTGCTTTGGACAGATGGAGAAGTGATCAGTCCTCCATGACAGGGTTTCTTAACCTTCAGTCCATGTGTGGACAGATTTTATCCAAGTCTGTGAACTTGAATGgaggaaaaaattacatctttattttcactaatctaattgacatttagcatttccttcaattatttaaaaacattctgagaaggggattgtaaggataattttgggtcatgacctaatctaaaattaatttttggtcgccaggggatatcccaaatgaaatacccaagtcagtttggaaaggagaagagagagagggaaaagtataggatttctcccacccgGCCTgtaccagggggagttcaaagtcctctgccacaaggtctttgaagattagaggctttctctaagaggatagtgtttggaaggtagaggagagaaaaatcagcctaaacactATCTCAGGGAAGAGCCTCAcgtgaactaggttactaggcttcctccagtatggtatcaagactaaacctggacaatagcagccaccacgccaagatgctgacacgctcagcaagctgccgccagccacctctccgccgtccaagagcctggagagaggaagtgatgtgaaatatatagacggttttatatcactttcctgtgtctcacatgtaccaatgatatcttgggcttgacttaggacagctcaggggtctgtcagttgtttctgatttgtcatttgctagcacatgtctgtcataggccatcctcctaaatacttaatccttaagtatgggtgtagacattcctgattttgttagactaagtagggtagagtaatctaaacttcacaatttcctgatttttgttagactaaatagggtggagtaatctaaagtaaTTTGCATAAATATGTCCCTGGAAATGTCCATTTTGCTTCTAGCCCCTTACCCCATTATTTGTGAAATGATTGGGGAGCATCAGCAGTGGGGCGTAGACTTTTCCGTGAACAGGGGTAGCTGGGCCTTTACTTGGGAGGGAAGCCAGGGACCTCACTGGGGAATGGGGCCAGTACAGAGAGTCCTGGCCATCTTGGGTGAGGCTAGGAAGAGTTCTCTGGGCATCGTCTCTCCTGGAAGTGGAGGTGAATAGGGAGAATCTTTGCTCTCTAAAATGGAGTTGCCCCTGGAGCTCACTGTTGGGATTGGCCTCTGAAAGGAGCTCTTCTTCCAGGTCAGGACAGCAATTGGAGGAGGGGCAGCTGTTTGATTTCCTGTTCCATGGGATAGACCAAGATGCTTTCTATCCTGGTTGTTTTTCCCCCCCTGTCCCTACCCTGCGGGGAAATACTAGATAGATGTGATGATAGCCACCATGTggcttcaataatttttttaaattaatgcaaTAAAGCTGATATATCTTTCTGGTGCCTTCTGTGCTggtttaatttttacagatgatctttgtttttatatatctCGATCATTTCTGGATTCCTGAGCCACATCGATCCTCACCCCCCTTTCCACCCTCACCACAGCCAATGAGCCTTTGCTTGAGAGGCTCTTGAAATATctatccacaagcatttattttgcCCTGTGTTAGGCAATGTGGATACAATAACTAAACAAGAGAAAACCCTGCTTTATCTACCCAAGAGTGTATGGAGAAGGGAGTAGTAAGAATATGTCTAAACAGATAATGAAATACAGGATAGATCAAATACAAGAtaactatgtggcacagtggatagagtgtcctgcctgaaagtcaggaagattcttcatgagttcaaatctggccttgagacacttattaactgtgtgaccctgggtaaatcccttaattctgtttgcctccgtttccttttctagaaatgaactagagaaggaaatgacctatcagtccagtgtctttgccagaaaaccccaagtgaggtcATAAAGAGgaggacacaactgaacaacaatgcaaAAAGCATGGTGATTTGTGTAGTAGAAGTAGGAAGATGGTAAAGGATCAtcaatagttagcatttatgtctctttaaggtttgtaaaggaCTCTACATATGTTACTTGATCCTCCAATGAAATAGGGActattctcattttgtagatgaggaaactgattctgagagaggttaaatgactccctcagggtcacacagctggttgaGTGAGTCAGAATTGAAACTCAGATTTCTTACTCTTCACTCTACCAATCTAGCTGTCATAGGTAGTTTAAAGGGACCTCAAGCCATTTGACCTAACCCCCTGCCTCAGTATACATCTAAAGAAACAACTGCAGGGAGACTGAAACCCAGACCCTCTGAATCTACAAATGAGGACTATGTTCTGGTAAGGTAAAGCTTTTACTATAAACTAAGGTTTGAGTTAACCCTCTTCCCCCAGTCAACCAGGGCAGCCAAGTCCAAAAATGAACTGGATGAGCTCATTTGAAACCTGTTATTGAGCTGTTTTTCAGTCAAGCCTGTTGCTGGGATCCtatttgttttcttggcaaagatactgaacaggttgctatttccttctctgttcattttacagatgaggaaactgaggcagagaggattAAGTGGTTTAcacagcatcacacagctaggaaacagttgaggctagatttgaactcctctACTGTGTCACCCAGTTACCTACCACATACATAAGCCTTTCACTGAAAGGCTGGAGATGCATTGTCTTATCTCAGGGTACTGGGTGTTCTTTTCATTGGTACAATTATAGTCATTGTgtctattgttttcttggttctgcttaattcattGAGTCAATTTCTTGCACAATAATACTCTGGTTAATGTGCcccagtttgttcagctattccccatcTACAGACACTCAGTTTTGAATTTATTGCTTCCCCAAAGTGCGGCTATGACTAGTTTTGTATACATGGGGTCTCTGTGAGATTAATATATGACCAGTCATAGAATACTACCTGGGACAGAAGGTGCCAATAGTTTGCTAACAAAGGGTTCTGTTTGGTTCTATGGATATCTTCCTGCCCCCAATAATCCCAGATTTTCTCTACTTCCTAATCCTGATTATTCCTCAAAAGCTACCTGGGTTTGCCACTTTTGTGGTTGGATGATATTCTGTACCTTTCCTAGTTTAGGATGTCCTTTTAATTTTGTCTCCCCctcaaaaagaaagaaggatatcAACAcctactcttttttaaaatttgtttttcttattaaattttttactttaataataaatttccacataagtttttcgaagtcatatgatccatattgtctcactctcttctttcctccccactcctggacctgacaagcaattcaatctgggttataagTGTgccacacaaaacatttccatattattcattttgaaagtgaataatcttataaaaccaaatccctcaaatatatgcccaaataaacaagtgacaaatcatctgttttgatctgcattcctactccaacagttctttctcgaggtggagaacattctttttcataaatccctcagaattgttctggatcattggactgctgagagtagcaaagtctatcacatttgattatcccacagtattgcagttactgtgtataatgatctcctgattctatttatttcagtctgcatcagttcatgtaggtctttccagttctttctgaaatcttccagttcatcattccttacagcacaatagcattccatcaccatcgtataccacagtttgctcagccattccctaattcacgaacatcccctcaatttccagttctttgccaccacaacaagagcagctataaatattttttgtacaaacacatCCTTTCCCACCATCATCTACTCTTACTAattctccatctccttccccatctcctctTGTCCCTTACTCCCGAGAtcctcttcccattttccttttactCCTTCCCAttatccccttccctcccttcccctcatctacctgtctctctttctccacaCCTGTCTGCCTCTGTAGGAGGGAAGCACCACATTTTACTTGAGGAGGCAGCCTGATAACAATGGAAAGTGCTCCTGATGGGGATGACTTGGGTTTCAATTCAGGTTCTGCTTATATGTATGACccatgtgactttgagcaagtcccttaagctTTCTAGGtcttagttcttcatctgaaaatgagagggttaaaAGGAAAGGCCCTCTGAATTCtcttatagttttgtttttaaacctttaccttccatcttagaatcaatagtaaatattggtttcaaggcagaagaatggtaagggctaagcaataggagGTAACACAGCTAGGTTGTGTCTGAGggcagttttgaacccaggacctcccatctctaggcctggttctcaggcCAGTTAGCTGTCTAGCTGTTACACCTCCTcttgttttaaatctatgatcctatgagaggtagctaagtggtacaatggacagaTTTACAAAACCTGGATACAAATGTGGCTTCAAATGATAActtaccctgggaaagtcactttacctcttatTTACCTTCGTTTCCTCATTTTTAGAATGGGACAATGgtaactacctcccagggttgttctggggggtgggggtgggagtgagatgaaaaagcattttgcaaagtgctttataaattctaGTGATTCTTTCAAAGAAACCCCAAGTAAATAATGAATTTCAAGCCTGAACTCCATTGCCATCTactggcaaaaaaacaaaaaacaaacccaaaacaaaatgaaagtaaTTGCCACAACAAATCTGTTTCCTTCCCTctacctccttcctctttccctcagacttcttccctctctcattctctctggctctctcctttcattgatcttcctctgttctccatttctcttttcttctctctccttttttgtctctTCACACAGTCACTCATATACTTTATAATAGACATTTATATGCATAGAtataatttgttgttcagtcatttcaatcatgttcaactctttgtgaccccatttgggattttcttggcaaagatcctggagtggtttgccatttccttctccagtacattttacagaggaaacaggcaaacagggttaagtgacttgcccagggtcatatagctagtgtctgaagccagatttgaactcaggtctacctgactccaggcccagcactttatccactacatTACTTAGCTGCCCtaatatgattatataaatatatatgtgcagaTATGCAAAAATCTATCTATTGTATGGTTAGATCACTGACTATTATGTGTGTTTAAAGCCAACATTTATGAAGGGCTTACGCATATGGAATGAATAGTGTTAGGAAAGACAAACATACAGGCAAACACACCTGTTCTCATGGAACCCAACCTCTGCCAGAAGAGATTGACCAAATATGGCAGGTGGTTATTCCATTTTAAAGACGAACCATTTGCAAGAGTCATATAATGAGCTGAGTGAATGCCTATGGACCTCGTGTGATTCCCATATAATAACATACGTGGGTGTCAGGTTCTGATACCAGCTTTGCTAATTACAACCTGTGTGGTCTTGAGCAAGAAAAGAGGGAGTTGGATGACATTACTTCATTGATGTCTTTCAGCTCTTTATCCCATAATCTTAGGTACATAAAGAGTATTCCCTGCCCTAGAGTTTACAGCATAAATGGAGAGATAATGTATGCACATGAAAAGATAATTTACTAGGCTGACTTGACAAATGTCAAATGATACAGATAAGTACCAGAGATTTATTCTTGCTTTTATCCTGATTTGGACCTTGTTGCTATTTCTCCAGatggaagtttttgtttttgttttgattaaGAACGTAAACAATCATGACTATTTCAtcatacaaagaacagaaaaagaactgtgtgTAAAACTGAGCTATTACACAgatcaatatatattatatgaagcTATAATACAGTCAGTCCTTAACTTTAGCAGGGGGTGGTTCCTAGAAAATAGCACAAAAGTCAAAAACACAAATGTTGATATATGGAATCTATGGGAAATTGGGAGTTAGGTTTCTGCTATAACCAAAAACTAATCTTTCattagaaatgactgaaaatgtcCTTTTCTGCATGCAAGTCTTTATTGAAAATATTCATTCAGCTAAAATGCACTTTTCCTCACACAGTAACCATGAAATAattcataaaatacaacatacAAAGTAAAATTagtaacatgcaaaacattttttttggttATTAGTTCCCTAGAATTTTATGACTAATATctcaattaagaaaaatattggaacagctatgtggctcagtagaaagagaaccagacctggagatcggaagtcctaggttcaaatccagccttggatacttcctagctgtgtgtccctgggcaagtcatttatccccaattgcctatcctttattgctcttctgacctggaactgatacttagtattggttccaagacaaaatataagaattaaaaaaaaacccaaaccacatTGATTTCAGacaatatttcctttttataacaCATGAAGTCTATAATCCCATAaatactttcctctttttttttttttatatgatgAATCACTCATTTATTAGCACCAGATTCCCCAGGGACAGAGACTGTAGACATTCTGGTATAGAGTTTATCTAAGACTTTTTTTCTTACTAATTTGTATCACTGACTTTGTACACTTGGGCTTAGAGCCCAAAGGCCTTACACTACTCTTTGGGGGCATAATTGTAACACAAAGCTTGAGTTTTAAAGGAAGATGATAAAATATGCAACAAATAATTCACAAGGAGCTCTATACTCTACAATGGTCAGATAGAGAATACCAGTGAAATGCCAGTAGGCTACCAGCTGCTCTGAGAACTTGATTGTATTTtgctatcatttttctttctactgtGCATGGCCATGAATATGCCaatgaaaaagtgaaaatgagATGACTATAAAAATTCTTGAAGTCAAAAAAGTTTAAGTGTGAGTGTTGAGGAttaactatataaatatcatgaaatataTAATGTATCACATAAGTATAGATGATATAcattagttatatattatatattcacatGTGATGTATaaaatctcatatatatatatatatatatatatatatatatatatacccccaaacacatatacatatttaacaTGACAATAACAAAGTTATCTTTGAACattcttctgtgtattttaaatgtttcattgacttcctttctttcatttttcaccaTCTCTACCTATCATTTCCTCCAACTCTTTCACAGTGTCTCTTAATAAAGATCTACCTTTtgacaaataaacaaaaccaaacaaagcaGATTTTCAAACTAACCATGTCTGAAAATGAATGTCTCATTTTGTACTCTTTCTGCCAAGGGATGGGAAGCCTGCTTCACTATCCGTCTTCTGGAGTCATAATTAGTCAGTTTCTCAAGCCTTTAAAAGCTGTTTTCCATTAGATTTGTGTAGTCCTTATATACATTGTTCTACCACGAGGTACTATTTCCTTGGGTCCTTGCTATTGTTGCCTTTTGTAGTATATAATCTAacagataatatataaaaaaagtaTACAATCAATTCcctcctgaggagggtgttgaccaacctTTATAACACTTTGTAACActtcatttatttactttaacTTTTCTCTATAGTACtataaaagtataataataagaacaacaacaatttcTAAACATAATACATGCTGGTACACatgtttaaaacaaaatacaaattctatAATATAACAAATTATACCCTTGCTCATTGGCTAATGGATGTCTAAATTCATtctattgtaaaattaaaaaaaatgttaatactggtatcatgtgcttcaagtacaaggaaaaatcaaatatcctatttaaaaaataaaaattctagagttcaatgtgtgagatttaaaatggttgaggtcttaaactgtagtgattaaaatagtggaagatataaattgtgatagatataagagagggtgagtaaatttgaccgcagaaatatgtttcactacagtgtcttgggtttaaaatcaaatataaggcggtcgccagggaaatattcccaattattcaaatacccaagtcaactgggttttatagagatttttaattaacaatacaatgagtaatcaaagaaagagagagtaagaaaggaataagtataaagggcctcaagccaatatggcctagacctgactgagccttaagagagaaatcagtcagttttttataactcatcataagatctgtctaagtaaggatttctaatgacaccaggccagcagcatctcagctgctttcaccagctccctcctccatctgaatgtttcagaatcagtctcctcagaatgagtctctccaatctgaatgtttcagaatgactttccagctcttccctgagctcttatttttaagggcaaaatttcctctgtcacctcccctaaatccttacatctaccaatcactgtagatgtttctaaaggaccacccattcttagtccaTACCTAgtagtaattcacaccaggaaagctctgagtaagttttccagttctttgttccttgtaaattcacaagttgcttgacctttataggtacttagcttaagaaaagtatgggtttaagtacttttcattgttcagaaaagagtttacaactttatcttcccctagggcagacccatgtaggtaaagtagaattctcacattcctgctttaagtagagttcactgcccaaatggggaatggtcttaatccaatcttataaagtagggtctgggaaattttaaggtttacaaatgtcAGTGAAAACATTATCCCGTTGTCCTTGTAGTTTTATCTTCAATgtatgtgataggatacagtcaatcagtttcaatggAAGGTACTCATTTTATGTGGGAATAATGTATCCATGAggtcttttctccaatttttatagttATTAGAGTGGTTAACAGTACATGAAACAGACCTTCCCAGGCCAGCTGAGTTGCCCTgtgtgctggaagttctttatatatactttgtctcctgggttaaGATCATGAAGGGAAAAGTCTATTGGTCCTGCTTATACTACAGCTCTGAATTCttgaagtttctttcttttttttaaacccttacattctatcttggagtcaatactgtgtattggctccaaggcagaagagtggtaagggctaggcaatgggggtcaagtgacttgctcagggtcacacagctaggaagtgtctgaggccaggacttcccatatctaggtctggctctcaatccactgagctacccagctgccccctcttgaagttttcttaattttatttgtaaatcctgtatataggaagcaatagaagtatctctTCCTAGCAATGATGTATGTGCAGGAGGGAAAGGTTTAGcttgtataggcagatgtccagaAAGCATATCAAATGATGAGACATGTAGATTTCCCTTAGGcctacttctaagataaaattgAGCTAGAGGAAGAACCTCAGGACATT contains these protein-coding regions:
- the HILPDA gene encoding hypoxia-inducible lipid droplet-associated protein: MCSSSEWLSAAFGAARNRRTPPIIPRGPPSPISVPFCRSEGPGGQGRTELFAVLLQILPTMKHLLSFYLLGVLLSFLSIFVRLMETLGGLLEGYPWSHLPSRIQGTNDNPPKRLPEECLLRTKALRPYL